A genomic window from Archocentrus centrarchus isolate MPI-CPG fArcCen1 chromosome 2, fArcCen1, whole genome shotgun sequence includes:
- the LOC115791103 gene encoding male-specific lethal 3 homolog isoform X2 — translation MKRKGWVKRRRRQSGTKSSLKTLPKEDDSDDACLISTSESSEGDDSDPESSNSGDSTFSEDINKMRVEPDINVKRDCEEKIVHVDINIPDVLKKKLEDDCFYINKRKKLVMVPCQTNVVHILESYVKHFAINKAFMANERYRRQQTTTQNSSPQPVPPEKSEELCKEMVDGLRITFDFTLPMILLYPSEQAQFKKVTSSRVFLAMNEGSPCSSNTQRERSPSPLGHNPPTPQSTDSQPALSDISTTTPTAPTPTPKRRRHPDMDCISYQSQSLRRSTRNTSGGDRPAEGSSGGGGSATASPQLKRRVVDTSSQPKFFLNLDKRTPVHSGSSSPLPLTPSKERSGPFHGLESRRNNELNEVLSWKLTPDNYPLTDQPPPPSYLYGSQHLLRLFVKLPEILGKMQLPERNLRALIKHLEQFLRFLAEFNEDFFPESAYVSASEAHYSMKQPRPVY, via the exons AT GAAGAGAAAGGGATGGGTAAAGAGGCGGCGTCGTCAGTCTGGTACTAAATCTTCTCTGAAGACTCTCCCAAAGGAGGACGACAGCGATGACGCAT GCTTAATTTCAACTTCAGAAAGCAGTGAAGGGGACGATTCTGACCCTGAATCTTCAAATAGTGGGGACAGCACCTTCTCTGAGGATATCAACAAAATG AGGGTTGAGCCAGACATTAATGTAAAGAGGGACTGTGAGGAGAAGATCGTTCATGTTGACATAAACATCCCCGACGTTCTGAAGAAGAAACTGGAAGATGACTGCTTCTACatcaacaagaggaagaag CTTGTGATGGTTCCCTGTCAGACGAACGTCGTTCACATCCTGGAGTCTTATGTCAAGCACTTTGCTATCAACAAAGCATTCATGGCCAACGAGCGGTATAGGCGTCAGCAGACCACCACACAGAACAGCAGTCCGCAGCCAGTCCCTCCAGAGAAGAG CGAGGAGCTGTGTAAGGAAATGGTTGATGGCCTGAGGATCACTTTTGACTTCACCTTACCCATGATCCTCCTCTACCCCAGTGAGCAAGCACAGTTCAAAAAGGTCACCTCCTCAAGGGTCTTCCTGGCCATGAATGAAGGCTCCCCCTGCTCGAGCAA caCCCAAAGAGAGCGCAGCCCAAGCCCGCTGGGGCACAACCCCCCTACCCCGCAGTCCACAGACAGCCAGCCAGCTCTGAGCGACATCTCTACTACCACCCCCACCGCTCCAACCCCAACCCCAAAGCGCCGGCGCCACCCTGATATGGACTGCATCTCATACCAGTCGCAGTCACTGAGGCGCTCCACCAGGAACACGTCTGGAGGTGACCGTCCAGCTGAGGGAAGCAGTGGCG GTGGAGGCAGTGCCACAGCATCACCGCAGCTCAAACGGCGTGTGGTTGACACTTCATCGCAGCCCAAGTTCTTCCTCAACCTTGACAAAA GAACTCCAGTGCACAGTGGCTCCTCTTCCCCGTTGCCCTTGACCCCAAGCAAAGAGCGAAGCGGCCCTTTCCACGGCCTGGAGAGCCGCAGAAACAACGAGCTCAATGAG GTTTTGAGCTGGAAGCTGACTCCTGATAATTACCCTTTGACTGACCAGCCTCCTCCGCCCTCCTACCTTTATGGGTCACAGCACCTTTTGCGGCTCTTCG TGAAGCTTCCTGAGATTCTGGGGAAAATGCAGCTCCCTGAGAGGAATCTCCGAGCCCTGATCAAACATCTGGAGCAGTTCCTCAG GTTTCTGGCCGAGTTCAATGAGGATTTTTTTCCAGAGTCTGCATATGTGTCAGCATCGGAGGCCCACTACAGCATGAAACAACCGAGGCCGGTTTACTGA
- the LOC115791103 gene encoding male-specific lethal 3 homolog isoform X1, protein MNSRGLKYQFHKGERVLCFEPDPTKAKVLYDAKVLDVLIGTDEHGRRIPKYLIHFNGWNRSWDRWAAEDHVLRDTEENRKLQRKLARKALGRMKRKGWVKRRRRQSGTKSSLKTLPKEDDSDDACLISTSESSEGDDSDPESSNSGDSTFSEDINKMRVEPDINVKRDCEEKIVHVDINIPDVLKKKLEDDCFYINKRKKLVMVPCQTNVVHILESYVKHFAINKAFMANERYRRQQTTTQNSSPQPVPPEKSEELCKEMVDGLRITFDFTLPMILLYPSEQAQFKKVTSSRVFLAMNEGSPCSSNTQRERSPSPLGHNPPTPQSTDSQPALSDISTTTPTAPTPTPKRRRHPDMDCISYQSQSLRRSTRNTSGGDRPAEGSSGGGGSATASPQLKRRVVDTSSQPKFFLNLDKRTPVHSGSSSPLPLTPSKERSGPFHGLESRRNNELNEVLSWKLTPDNYPLTDQPPPPSYLYGSQHLLRLFVKLPEILGKMQLPERNLRALIKHLEQFLRFLAEFNEDFFPESAYVSASEAHYSMKQPRPVY, encoded by the exons ATGAATTCGCGGGGACTTAAATATCAATTTCACAAAGGAGAGCGAGTCCTGTGCTTTGAACCCGACCCTACCAAGGCTAAAGTGTTGTATGACGCTAAG GTCCTTGATGTCTTGATAGGTACAGATGAACATGGAAGACGAATCCCAAAGTACCTGATTCACTTCAATGGTTGGAACAGAAG CTGGGATCGTTGGGCTGCAGAGGATCATGTCCTAAGGGACACCGAGGAAAACCGTAAATTACAGCGTAAACTGGCTCGCAAAGCTCTAGGTCGCAT GAAGAGAAAGGGATGGGTAAAGAGGCGGCGTCGTCAGTCTGGTACTAAATCTTCTCTGAAGACTCTCCCAAAGGAGGACGACAGCGATGACGCAT GCTTAATTTCAACTTCAGAAAGCAGTGAAGGGGACGATTCTGACCCTGAATCTTCAAATAGTGGGGACAGCACCTTCTCTGAGGATATCAACAAAATG AGGGTTGAGCCAGACATTAATGTAAAGAGGGACTGTGAGGAGAAGATCGTTCATGTTGACATAAACATCCCCGACGTTCTGAAGAAGAAACTGGAAGATGACTGCTTCTACatcaacaagaggaagaag CTTGTGATGGTTCCCTGTCAGACGAACGTCGTTCACATCCTGGAGTCTTATGTCAAGCACTTTGCTATCAACAAAGCATTCATGGCCAACGAGCGGTATAGGCGTCAGCAGACCACCACACAGAACAGCAGTCCGCAGCCAGTCCCTCCAGAGAAGAG CGAGGAGCTGTGTAAGGAAATGGTTGATGGCCTGAGGATCACTTTTGACTTCACCTTACCCATGATCCTCCTCTACCCCAGTGAGCAAGCACAGTTCAAAAAGGTCACCTCCTCAAGGGTCTTCCTGGCCATGAATGAAGGCTCCCCCTGCTCGAGCAA caCCCAAAGAGAGCGCAGCCCAAGCCCGCTGGGGCACAACCCCCCTACCCCGCAGTCCACAGACAGCCAGCCAGCTCTGAGCGACATCTCTACTACCACCCCCACCGCTCCAACCCCAACCCCAAAGCGCCGGCGCCACCCTGATATGGACTGCATCTCATACCAGTCGCAGTCACTGAGGCGCTCCACCAGGAACACGTCTGGAGGTGACCGTCCAGCTGAGGGAAGCAGTGGCG GTGGAGGCAGTGCCACAGCATCACCGCAGCTCAAACGGCGTGTGGTTGACACTTCATCGCAGCCCAAGTTCTTCCTCAACCTTGACAAAA GAACTCCAGTGCACAGTGGCTCCTCTTCCCCGTTGCCCTTGACCCCAAGCAAAGAGCGAAGCGGCCCTTTCCACGGCCTGGAGAGCCGCAGAAACAACGAGCTCAATGAG GTTTTGAGCTGGAAGCTGACTCCTGATAATTACCCTTTGACTGACCAGCCTCCTCCGCCCTCCTACCTTTATGGGTCACAGCACCTTTTGCGGCTCTTCG TGAAGCTTCCTGAGATTCTGGGGAAAATGCAGCTCCCTGAGAGGAATCTCCGAGCCCTGATCAAACATCTGGAGCAGTTCCTCAG GTTTCTGGCCGAGTTCAATGAGGATTTTTTTCCAGAGTCTGCATATGTGTCAGCATCGGAGGCCCACTACAGCATGAAACAACCGAGGCCGGTTTACTGA